A single Endozoicomonas sp. NE40 DNA region contains:
- a CDS encoding histidine kinase: MNPLSSHPLRTKALVVIISVGILGLTSVMASLWFAMATKSDAEAINVSGSLRMQSWRLSEQILIPELTDTESLGLLIDIYDKSINNPSLTSLMELNNQLGKRYRLLRQEWFSHMRPLLESLDSHPEFIRYVPDYVDRIDALVFALQNDTEQKLRKLFIFTVLSMFGMLCIGVIAIRYIGKNLLLPIEALSLSAERVRTGQFDALELNYTRPNELGQLTSTFNSMANELDQLYGQLEAQVKQKTRSLEVSNTALQLLYNASQTIGINPYDRVSLEEQLSQWKTLLNLKSCYLCINNNAGKISLRRIDPEHNPDNQCCQQKQCDECHQSSVDDQQFPLRFKGRQYGYLRISACDRKNLSNDSRQWMTTFCDIVASSLYRSSYQVQEHRLLLMEERSVIARELHDSLAQSLSFQKIQVARLQRQLSRQNTTEVIDGIVDELKEGITSAYRQLRELLNTFRLNISQGSLEEAIHGTLAEFEKRSDTIHFHLDYQIRYLSLDAHQQIHILQIIREALVNTIKHSEASDVKITCKNHEDREVHVLIDDNGKGFDFPDNPSANHSGHYGTTIMQERAVTLGGQLSFEPSPEGGARVKLRFANKETAND; encoded by the coding sequence ATGAATCCGTTGTCGTCTCACCCTCTCAGAACCAAAGCGCTTGTTGTCATCATTAGTGTTGGCATACTGGGGCTCACCAGCGTCATGGCCTCTCTCTGGTTTGCCATGGCGACCAAATCGGATGCCGAAGCCATTAATGTTTCCGGTTCTCTGCGTATGCAGTCCTGGCGGCTCTCTGAACAGATTCTCATCCCTGAACTGACCGATACCGAATCCCTGGGTTTACTGATTGATATCTATGACAAGAGCATCAACAATCCGTCGCTGACCTCACTAATGGAGCTTAATAATCAACTGGGTAAACGTTATCGGTTGTTAAGGCAGGAGTGGTTCAGCCATATGCGACCACTGTTAGAATCTCTGGATTCGCACCCAGAGTTTATTCGTTATGTACCGGATTATGTTGACCGAATTGATGCGCTGGTGTTTGCCTTACAAAACGACACTGAGCAAAAGCTAAGAAAACTGTTTATTTTTACCGTACTGTCAATGTTCGGAATGTTGTGTATTGGTGTCATTGCCATCCGCTATATTGGCAAAAATCTGCTTTTACCTATCGAAGCATTGAGTCTTTCAGCAGAAAGAGTTCGTACCGGGCAATTCGATGCCCTGGAGCTGAACTACACCAGGCCGAATGAACTGGGGCAACTGACCAGTACGTTTAACAGTATGGCAAATGAACTCGACCAGTTGTATGGACAACTGGAAGCGCAGGTGAAGCAGAAAACCCGATCACTGGAAGTGTCAAACACAGCCCTTCAGCTGCTTTATAACGCATCGCAGACGATTGGCATTAATCCTTATGACCGGGTAAGCCTTGAAGAACAGCTGTCGCAGTGGAAGACTCTGCTGAATCTCAAAAGCTGTTATCTCTGCATAAACAACAATGCCGGAAAAATCAGCCTGCGTCGTATTGATCCTGAACATAATCCCGACAATCAGTGTTGTCAGCAAAAGCAGTGCGATGAATGTCATCAGTCATCCGTTGACGACCAGCAGTTCCCTCTGAGATTCAAGGGAAGGCAGTATGGTTACCTGCGCATCAGTGCCTGCGACCGGAAGAACCTGTCTAACGACAGCCGTCAATGGATGACAACCTTCTGTGACATCGTTGCCAGTTCACTGTATCGCAGCAGCTATCAGGTGCAGGAACACCGGCTTCTGCTGATGGAAGAGCGTTCGGTGATTGCCAGAGAACTCCATGACTCACTGGCTCAGTCTCTGTCCTTCCAGAAAATTCAGGTGGCCCGACTGCAACGCCAGCTATCGCGACAAAATACGACAGAAGTCATTGACGGAATTGTTGATGAGCTGAAAGAAGGCATTACCAGTGCTTACCGACAGCTTCGGGAATTGCTGAACACCTTCCGGCTGAATATTTCACAGGGCAGCCTGGAAGAGGCCATTCATGGCACACTGGCTGAATTTGAAAAACGTTCTGATACCATCCATTTTCATCTTGATTACCAGATTAGGTATCTGTCACTTGACGCTCATCAGCAAATTCATATCCTGCAGATTATTCGTGAAGCTCTGGTCAATACCATCAAACATTCCGAAGCATCTGATGTAAAAATAACCTGCAAAAACCATGAGGATAGGGAAGTGCATGTACTCATCGACGATAATGGCAAAGGTTTTGACTTCCCTGACAACCCATCTGCAAACCACAGCGGTCATTATGGTACCACCATTATGCAGGAGCGCGCCGTGACACTGGGGGGGCAGCTGTCGTTTGAGCCGTCGCCTGAAGGCGGTGCCCGGGTGAAACTGCGATTTGCAAACAAGGAAACAGCTAATGACTAA
- the napF gene encoding ferredoxin-type protein NapF, whose translation MKSQTSLSRRRFLRGRFNQEKPVRPPWSISENIFLDTCIRCTECIERCPNGLLKKGSGGFPEVDFSRASCNFCGECQKACTVGALTDSAKSPWTLKPVIGEACLAKAGVYCRTCAETCDDEVIEFRLRANGMAEPDVNTDLCRGCGECSSSCPVIAIELKQNDTHEAL comes from the coding sequence ATGAAGTCACAAACCAGTCTGTCCCGCCGTCGGTTTTTACGGGGCAGGTTTAATCAGGAAAAACCTGTTCGTCCGCCCTGGAGTATCAGCGAGAACATCTTTCTCGATACCTGTATTCGTTGTACCGAATGCATTGAACGCTGCCCAAACGGTTTGCTGAAAAAAGGCAGTGGTGGTTTTCCTGAAGTCGATTTTTCCAGGGCGTCCTGCAACTTCTGCGGTGAATGCCAGAAAGCCTGTACGGTGGGTGCTTTAACAGATTCTGCGAAAAGCCCCTGGACACTTAAGCCAGTGATAGGAGAAGCCTGTCTGGCGAAAGCAGGCGTTTATTGTCGTACCTGTGCAGAAACCTGTGACGACGAAGTGATTGAGTTCCGGTTGCGGGCGAATGGTATGGCTGAACCTGATGTTAATACCGATTTATGTCGGGGCTGCGGTGAATGCTCATCATCCTGCCCTGTTATTGCCATAGAGCTGAAACAGAACGACACCCATGAAGCACTCTAA
- a CDS encoding nitrate reductase cytochrome c-type subunit — protein sequence MKQTMKKLLSLALATAVSSMAVADFVNTDELGGLESLRSVNISEEAPAELMAKVIEGKRYDLEFVEMPPLVPHQIDRSQTDLNANTCLQCHSSNNASKWGATRIAVSHYKNRDGEQLSAVSPDRYFCLACHVPQHDSKPLKENTFEPVQSLKP from the coding sequence GTGAAACAGACAATGAAAAAACTATTGAGTCTAGCGCTGGCTACAGCGGTCAGCAGTATGGCGGTGGCTGATTTTGTCAACACCGATGAGCTGGGTGGGCTGGAATCCCTTCGCAGTGTCAACATTAGTGAAGAAGCACCTGCGGAGCTAATGGCAAAAGTCATTGAAGGCAAGCGTTACGATCTGGAATTTGTGGAAATGCCACCGCTGGTGCCGCACCAGATTGATCGCTCCCAGACTGATCTGAATGCCAATACCTGCCTGCAGTGCCACAGTTCCAACAACGCCAGCAAGTGGGGCGCAACCCGAATTGCGGTGTCCCATTACAAGAACCGCGATGGTGAACAGCTGTCGGCTGTTTCCCCGGACCGTTATTTCTGTCTGGCCTGCCACGTGCCTCAGCATGACTCGAAACCATTGAAGGAAAACACCTTCGAGCCGGTTCAGTCATTAAAGCCGTAA
- the napA gene encoding nitrate reductase catalytic subunit NapA: MKQSRRDFIKSSAVAATAAAAGVSIPASASQLIASSKDSEVKWDKAPCRFCGTGCSVLVGTQNGRVVATQADPESPVNRGMTCIKGYFLSKIMYGKDRIQTPLLLMKNGQFDKNGDFTPISWDQAFDIMAEKWKAAIAKSRNSDEMPAVGMFGSGQWTVWEGYAAAKLMKAGFRSNHIDPNARHCMASAVVGFMRTFGMDEPMGCYDDFEHADAFVLWGANMAEMHPVLWARLTARRLGYPHVKVAVMSTYKHRSFELSDNSIIFTPQTDLAIGNYIANYIIQSGSVNEEFVKKHTHFRRGVTDIGYGLRPDHELEKKAANPGNGDSTPMSFEEYAGFVSDYTVEKVSKLSGVPEQNLEELAKLYADPGVKVVSLWTMGVNQHTRGVWMNNLIYNIHLLTGKISEPGNGPFSLTGQPSACGTAREVGTFAHRLPADMVVNNKAHRDMAEKIWQLPEGTIPGTVGYHAVLQNRMLKDGKLNAYWVMCTNNMQTAPNINNESLPGYRNPDNFIVVSDPYPTVTGQAADLILPTAMWVEKEGAYGNAERRTQMWYQQVQPPGESRSDLWQLMEFSKRFKVEEVWSDELLEKVPHLRGKTLFEVLYANGKANEFSLDEIPEERLNQESRDFGFYVHKGLYEEYAAFGRGKAHDLADFEVYHQTRGKRWPVVNGEETLWRYREGYDSYVKEGEGFNFYGKPDGKAWIFALPYEPPHESPDEEYDLWLSTGRVLEHWHSGSMTRRVPELHRSYPDAQLFMHPDDASERGLRRGDEIKVISRYGEVRTRVETKGRNRMPKGLTYMAFFDAKQLVNKLLVDATDPLSRETDFKKTAVKVVKA, from the coding sequence ATGAAACAAAGTCGTCGTGACTTTATTAAAAGCAGCGCCGTTGCTGCCACCGCTGCGGCAGCCGGGGTCAGTATACCGGCTTCTGCCAGCCAGCTGATTGCCAGCAGCAAGGATTCCGAAGTTAAGTGGGACAAAGCCCCATGCCGTTTCTGTGGTACTGGCTGTTCGGTGCTGGTAGGTACCCAGAATGGTCGGGTAGTGGCGACTCAGGCCGATCCGGAATCTCCGGTCAACCGGGGTATGACGTGTATCAAGGGTTACTTCCTGTCCAAGATTATGTACGGCAAGGATCGTATTCAAACACCGCTGCTGCTTATGAAGAACGGCCAGTTCGACAAGAACGGTGATTTTACGCCGATCAGCTGGGATCAGGCATTTGATATCATGGCGGAGAAGTGGAAAGCGGCTATCGCCAAAAGCCGCAATTCTGATGAGATGCCAGCAGTCGGCATGTTCGGTTCCGGACAGTGGACAGTCTGGGAGGGTTATGCAGCTGCCAAATTGATGAAGGCTGGCTTCCGTTCCAACCATATCGATCCTAATGCACGACACTGTATGGCTTCTGCCGTGGTGGGCTTTATGCGTACCTTCGGCATGGACGAGCCAATGGGTTGCTACGACGACTTTGAACACGCCGATGCCTTTGTACTCTGGGGTGCCAATATGGCTGAAATGCACCCGGTACTCTGGGCACGTCTTACCGCCCGCCGTCTGGGGTACCCCCATGTCAAAGTGGCGGTGATGTCCACTTACAAACACCGTTCTTTTGAACTGTCCGACAACTCCATTATTTTCACACCGCAGACGGATCTTGCCATTGGTAACTACATTGCCAACTACATCATTCAGTCCGGCAGTGTGAACGAAGAGTTTGTTAAAAAGCACACCCACTTCCGTCGTGGTGTCACCGATATCGGTTATGGCCTGCGTCCGGATCATGAGCTGGAGAAAAAAGCGGCTAACCCGGGCAATGGTGATTCAACACCTATGTCGTTTGAAGAATATGCCGGGTTTGTCAGCGACTACACCGTTGAGAAAGTCTCCAAACTGTCTGGCGTACCGGAACAAAACCTGGAAGAACTGGCAAAACTGTATGCCGATCCCGGGGTAAAAGTGGTGTCCCTGTGGACCATGGGGGTTAACCAGCACACCCGTGGTGTGTGGATGAACAACCTGATTTACAACATCCACCTGCTGACCGGCAAAATTTCCGAGCCCGGTAACGGTCCGTTCTCCCTGACGGGACAACCTTCTGCCTGTGGTACTGCCCGTGAAGTCGGCACCTTTGCCCATCGTCTGCCAGCTGACATGGTGGTGAATAACAAAGCACACCGTGACATGGCTGAGAAAATCTGGCAGCTGCCGGAAGGCACCATACCGGGAACCGTTGGATATCATGCAGTGTTGCAGAACCGGATGCTGAAGGATGGCAAGCTGAATGCGTACTGGGTGATGTGTACCAACAATATGCAGACAGCGCCCAATATTAACAACGAGAGTTTGCCGGGCTATCGCAATCCGGACAACTTTATTGTTGTCTCTGACCCCTACCCGACCGTAACCGGACAGGCTGCCGACCTGATTCTGCCAACCGCCATGTGGGTTGAAAAGGAAGGTGCCTACGGTAATGCCGAACGTCGTACCCAGATGTGGTATCAGCAGGTGCAGCCGCCGGGTGAGTCCCGTTCCGACCTGTGGCAGCTGATGGAGTTCTCCAAACGTTTCAAAGTGGAAGAAGTGTGGTCGGACGAACTGCTGGAAAAAGTCCCTCATCTGCGTGGCAAGACCCTGTTCGAGGTACTGTACGCCAACGGTAAGGCAAATGAATTCTCATTGGATGAAATACCCGAAGAACGTCTGAATCAGGAATCCCGTGATTTTGGATTCTACGTCCACAAAGGTCTGTACGAAGAGTACGCCGCCTTTGGTCGAGGCAAGGCACACGACCTGGCAGACTTTGAAGTGTATCACCAGACCCGCGGTAAACGCTGGCCGGTGGTGAATGGCGAAGAAACCCTGTGGCGTTACCGCGAAGGCTATGACAGCTACGTGAAAGAAGGTGAAGGTTTTAATTTCTACGGTAAGCCCGATGGCAAGGCCTGGATTTTTGCCCTGCCGTACGAGCCACCGCACGAGTCTCCGGATGAAGAATACGACCTGTGGTTGTCTACCGGACGAGTATTGGAGCACTGGCATTCCGGCTCCATGACCCGCCGCGTACCGGAACTGCATCGCTCTTACCCCGACGCACAACTGTTTATGCATCCTGACGATGCCTCAGAACGTGGTCTGCGCCGGGGTGATGAAATCAAGGTAATTTCCCGTTACGGCGAAGTGCGCACCCGTGTAGAAACCAAGGGGCGTAACCGCATGCCGAAAGGTCTGACCTATATGGCGTTTTTCGATGCGAAACAGCTGGTGAACAAACTGCTGGTCGACGCAACCGACCCGTTGTCCCGGGAAACTGACTTCAAGAAAACCGCCGTGAAAGTGGTAAAAGCCTGA
- a CDS encoding chaperone NapD, translating to MKHSNIDPVNDKAFTIAGLLVHTRPECCASVTEILNGFAGVEVHETDPAGKLVVTIEEQTGEKIMIDTISRINQTQGVMSAALVYSHQGTED from the coding sequence ATGAAGCACTCTAATATCGATCCTGTCAACGACAAAGCTTTCACCATTGCAGGGCTGTTGGTTCACACACGGCCAGAGTGCTGTGCCAGTGTCACAGAAATTTTGAATGGTTTTGCCGGTGTTGAGGTACACGAAACAGACCCGGCAGGGAAGCTGGTAGTCACCATTGAGGAACAGACTGGCGAGAAAATCATGATCGATACGATCAGCCGTATTAACCAGACGCAGGGTGTGATGTCTGCCGCACTGGTGTATTCCCATCAGGGAACTGAAGACTGA